From a single Streptomyces misionensis genomic region:
- a CDS encoding MGMT family protein: MSEQSPGEDILDTHPAELPEYAERVLQVAELVPPGRVMTYGDVAEWLEEGGPRQVGRVMALYGGAVPWWRIVRADGVLLPGHELRALAHYRAEGTPLKEAGRSAEGHLPRLDMRRARWDGGTGDEGHT, from the coding sequence ATGAGCGAGCAGAGCCCCGGTGAGGACATCCTGGACACGCACCCGGCGGAGCTCCCCGAGTACGCCGAGCGGGTCCTCCAGGTCGCCGAGCTGGTCCCGCCGGGACGGGTCATGACGTACGGCGACGTCGCCGAGTGGCTGGAGGAGGGCGGCCCGCGCCAGGTGGGCCGGGTGATGGCCCTCTACGGCGGCGCCGTGCCGTGGTGGCGGATCGTCCGCGCCGACGGGGTGCTGCTGCCCGGGCACGAGCTGCGCGCGCTCGCGCACTACCGCGCCGAGGGCACCCCGCTGAAGGAGGCGGGCAGGAGCGCCGAGGGCCACCTGCCGCGGCTGGACATGCGGCGGGCCCGGTGGGACGGCGGTACGGGCGACGAGGGTCACACCTGA
- a CDS encoding ATP-dependent helicase: MSSSSTTGRPPHPEVRRGSRGAYRLVRTPPPRPASPVLDAAQRAVVDHRAGPLLVLAGPGTGKTTTLIESVAARIARGGDPERILVLTFSRRAALDLRDRMAQRIGAARAPRATTFHSYGYALVRAHQDGELFAEPLRLLSGPEQDVAVRELLAGQPELERLGLTHVRWPDELRACLTTRGFADEVRAVLARSRELGLGPDALDAFARRIGRPDWRAAAAFLAEYLDVLDLQGVIDYAELVHRAVLLAGRPETGAALAARYDAVYVDEYQDTDPAQVRLLRALAGGGRTLVAFGDPDQSIYTFRGADVNGILDFPEAFPCADGRPAPVQVLRTNRRSGGALLEATRLITRRMPLPRLPADKVRAHREPTAVRDGGRVEVYTYPTPGTELDNIADILRRAHLEDGVPWRDMAVLVRAGARSLPTLRRALTAAGVPLDIDGDDLPLRHEPAVAPLLTALRAVAVAEAREREGGAAGERPEPEAEQRAEARSQEGAEAEARAEAQARPEADGGSEPDGDTAPDKGAASDAGTAADEGAVSDAAPAADEDPAPGERPAVDGSRAPDRGAAADEHPAPARHPAEPPRKTPWLDTETALTLLGSPLAGMDAADLRRLGRALREEERAGGNPLPPPSDELLTRALAEPERLAVHDPAYARGAQRLGALLRTARERLANGGTAEEALWDLWSGTPWPGRLARAALRGGAAGRNADRDLDAVCALFATAARAEERTGGRGALNFLAEIEAEDIAADTLTRRAVRPDAVRLMTAHRAKGLEWPLVVVAGVQEGLWPDLRRRGSLLEADRIGRDGLAEPLTQGALLAEERRLFYAAATRARDRLVVTAVKAPAEDGDQPSRFLTELGVEPRDVAGRPRRPLSVAALVAELRATTVDPRASAALREAAARRLARLAALTDEDGRPLVPAAHPYRWWGMFEPTESKVPLRHRDQPVVLSGSALDQLANTCALQWFLGREVKADAPATAAQGFGNVVHVLADEVASGRTPADLDVLMERLDSVWNALAFDAPWKSRQEKDNARAALERFLNWHVLDRAGRTPVASEQDFDVTLEAGDYQVRVRGQMDRVETDAEGRAYVVDFKTGKQAPTAREVARHPQLAVYQLAVREGAADTAFDGARPEPGGAELVHLRQGAAQRDGGEALPKVQSQEPLAGEWVGELLATAAGKVLDERFSPSAGQHCAHCAFRASCSARPEGRHVVE, from the coding sequence GTGAGCTCCTCTTCCACCACCGGACGCCCGCCGCACCCCGAGGTGCGGCGGGGGAGCCGTGGCGCCTACCGACTGGTGCGCACCCCGCCGCCGCGGCCGGCCTCCCCTGTTCTGGACGCCGCCCAGCGCGCCGTGGTTGACCACCGCGCCGGGCCGCTGCTCGTCCTCGCGGGCCCCGGCACCGGCAAGACCACCACCCTGATCGAGTCCGTGGCCGCGCGGATCGCCCGGGGCGGCGACCCCGAGCGCATCCTGGTGCTGACGTTCAGCCGCCGGGCCGCCCTCGACCTGCGCGACCGCATGGCCCAGCGCATCGGCGCGGCCCGCGCGCCCCGGGCGACCACCTTTCACTCGTACGGCTACGCCCTGGTCCGCGCCCACCAGGACGGCGAACTGTTCGCCGAGCCGCTGCGCCTGCTGTCCGGCCCGGAGCAGGACGTCGCCGTGCGCGAGCTGCTGGCCGGGCAGCCCGAGCTGGAGCGGCTCGGGCTGACCCATGTGCGCTGGCCGGACGAACTGCGCGCCTGTCTGACCACCCGCGGTTTCGCGGACGAGGTCCGTGCCGTGCTGGCCCGCAGCCGTGAGCTGGGCCTCGGCCCGGACGCCCTGGACGCGTTCGCCCGCCGCATCGGCCGCCCGGACTGGCGCGCCGCCGCCGCCTTCCTCGCCGAGTACCTGGACGTGCTGGACCTCCAAGGCGTGATCGACTACGCGGAGCTGGTGCACCGTGCGGTGCTGCTGGCCGGCCGCCCCGAGACCGGCGCCGCCCTGGCCGCGCGGTACGACGCCGTGTACGTCGACGAGTACCAGGACACCGACCCGGCCCAGGTGCGGCTGCTGCGCGCCCTGGCCGGCGGCGGCCGCACCCTGGTCGCGTTCGGCGACCCCGACCAGTCGATCTACACCTTCCGGGGCGCCGACGTGAACGGCATCCTCGACTTCCCCGAGGCCTTCCCGTGCGCCGACGGGCGCCCGGCCCCCGTCCAGGTGCTGCGCACCAACCGCCGCTCGGGCGGCGCGCTGCTGGAGGCCACCCGGCTGATCACCCGGCGCATGCCGCTGCCCCGGCTGCCCGCCGACAAGGTGCGCGCCCACCGGGAGCCGACCGCGGTACGCGACGGCGGCCGGGTCGAGGTCTACACGTACCCGACCCCGGGCACCGAGCTGGACAACATCGCGGACATCCTGCGCCGCGCCCACCTGGAGGACGGCGTCCCCTGGCGTGACATGGCCGTCCTGGTCCGCGCCGGCGCCCGCTCCCTGCCCACCCTGCGCCGCGCCCTCACCGCGGCCGGCGTCCCCCTGGACATCGACGGCGACGACCTCCCCCTGCGCCACGAACCGGCGGTGGCCCCGCTGCTCACGGCCCTGCGGGCGGTGGCGGTCGCGGAGGCACGGGAGCGGGAGGGCGGGGCCGCGGGGGAGCGGCCGGAGCCGGAGGCGGAGCAGCGGGCGGAGGCGCGGTCCCAGGAGGGGGCGGAGGCGGAAGCCCGGGCGGAGGCGCAGGCGCGCCCGGAGGCGGACGGGGGTTCGGAGCCGGACGGGGACACGGCGCCCGACAAGGGCGCGGCGAGCGATGCGGGCACGGCGGCCGACGAGGGCGCGGTGAGCGATGCGGCCCCGGCGGCCGACGAGGACCCGGCACCGGGCGAGCGCCCTGCCGTGGACGGCTCCCGCGCGCCGGACCGGGGCGCGGCGGCGGACGAGCACCCCGCCCCCGCCCGGCACCCGGCCGAGCCGCCCCGAAAGACGCCCTGGCTGGACACCGAGACCGCGCTCACCCTGCTCGGCTCCCCCCTCGCCGGCATGGACGCGGCCGATCTGCGCCGGCTGGGACGGGCGCTGCGCGAGGAGGAGCGGGCCGGCGGGAACCCGTTGCCGCCGCCCTCGGACGAGCTGCTCACCAGGGCGCTCGCCGAGCCCGAGCGGCTGGCCGTGCACGACCCGGCGTACGCCCGGGGCGCCCAGCGCCTCGGCGCGCTGCTGCGCACGGCCCGCGAGCGCCTCGCGAACGGCGGTACGGCCGAGGAGGCGCTGTGGGACCTGTGGTCCGGCACCCCCTGGCCCGGCCGCCTGGCGCGGGCCGCCCTGCGCGGCGGCGCGGCCGGCCGCAACGCCGACCGGGACCTGGACGCCGTCTGCGCCCTGTTCGCCACCGCCGCCCGCGCCGAGGAGCGCACCGGGGGCCGCGGCGCCCTGAACTTCCTGGCCGAGATCGAGGCCGAGGACATCGCCGCCGACACCCTCACCCGCCGCGCGGTGCGCCCCGACGCCGTACGCCTGATGACCGCGCACCGCGCCAAGGGCCTGGAGTGGCCACTCGTCGTCGTCGCGGGCGTGCAGGAGGGCCTGTGGCCCGACCTCAGGCGCCGCGGATCGCTGCTGGAGGCCGACCGGATCGGCCGCGACGGACTGGCCGAGCCGCTCACCCAGGGCGCGCTGCTCGCGGAGGAACGCCGCCTGTTCTACGCCGCCGCCACCCGCGCCCGCGACCGCCTGGTCGTCACCGCGGTGAAGGCGCCCGCCGAGGACGGCGACCAGCCCTCCCGGTTCCTGACCGAGCTGGGCGTCGAGCCCAGGGACGTCGCCGGCCGCCCCCGGCGCCCGCTGTCCGTGGCCGCGCTCGTCGCCGAGCTGCGCGCCACCACCGTCGACCCGCGCGCCTCCGCCGCCCTGCGCGAGGCCGCCGCCCGCCGCCTGGCCCGGCTCGCCGCGCTCACCGACGAGGACGGCCGCCCCCTCGTGCCGGCCGCGCACCCCTACCGCTGGTGGGGCATGTTCGAGCCGACCGAGAGCAAGGTGCCGCTGCGCCACCGCGACCAGCCCGTGGTGCTTTCCGGCAGCGCCCTCGACCAGCTGGCCAACACCTGTGCCCTGCAATGGTTCCTGGGCCGCGAGGTGAAGGCCGACGCACCCGCCACCGCGGCCCAGGGCTTCGGCAACGTCGTGCACGTCCTCGCCGACGAGGTCGCCTCCGGCCGCACCCCCGCCGACCTCGACGTCCTCATGGAACGCCTGGACTCGGTGTGGAACGCGCTCGCCTTCGACGCGCCCTGGAAGTCCCGCCAGGAGAAGGACAACGCCCGCGCCGCGCTCGAACGCTTCCTGAACTGGCACGTCCTGGACCGGGCGGGGCGCACCCCCGTCGCCAGCGAGCAGGACTTCGACGTCACCCTGGAGGCGGGCGACTACCAGGTCCGCGTCCGCGGCCAGATGGACCGCGTCGAGACGGACGCCGAGGGCCGCGCCTACGTGGTCGACTTCAAGACCGGCAAACAGGCCCCCACCGCGCGCGAGGTGGCCCGCCACCCCCAGCTCGCCGTCTACCAGCTCGCCGTCCGCGAGGGCGCCGCCGACACCGCCTTCGACGGCGCCCGCCCCGAGCCCGGCGGCGCCGAACTGGTCCACCTGCGCCAGGGCGCCGCCCAGCGCGACGGCGGCGAGGCGCTGCCCAAGGTGCAGAGCCAGGAACCGCTCGCGGGGGAGTGGGTCGGCGAGCTGCTGGCCACCGCCGCCGGGAAGGTCCTGGACGAGCGGTTCTCGCCCAGCGCCGGCCAGCACTGCGCCCACTGCGCCTTCCGCGCCTCGTGCAGCGCCCGGCCCGAGGGACGGCACGTGGTGGAGTGA
- a CDS encoding ATP-dependent DNA helicase yields the protein MPAHLTDPEQLKELLGIPFTPEQTACITAPPAPQVIVAGAGSGKTTVMAARVVWLVGTGQVAPEQVLGLTFTNKAAGELAERVRKALVKAGVTDPDALPPPGRPSAAAPSADPSWWDPDNPPGEPVISTYHSFAGRLLTDHGLRIGLEPASRLLADATRYQLAARVLREAPGPYPALTRSFADLVSDLLALDSELSEHLVEPGRLRTWDTELLAALDGAKLSNAELRKVPETAAARRELTDLVQRYRAAKRERDLLDFGDQIALSARLAGLPEVGRLLREEFRVVLLDEYQDTSVAQRVLLAGLFGGGTGHPVTAVGDPCQAIYGWRGASVANLDDFPEHFRHADGRPATRQALSENRRSGGRLLDLANGLAAPLRAMHAGVEALRPAPGAELDGRVRCALLPTHAEELDWLGDSIAHLVRTGTAPGEIAVLCRTAGDFGAIQAALVARDVPVEVVGLSGLLHLPEVADLVAVCEVLQDPGANAALVRLLTGPRWRIGPRDLALLGRSARLLVAHARADDADDPDRRLAAAVEGTDPAEVISLADALDTFLDASGEDDDGLPFSPDARVRFARLAAELRELRRALSDPLMDVLHRVLAVTGLEVELSASPHALAARRRETLANFLDVAASFSTGDGEATLLAFLGFLRTAAQYEKGLDNALPGGENTVKVLTAHKSKGLEWDVVAVPGLVTGTFPSAQGRDKWTAQAKVLPHALRGDADTLPDVDGWDARGMKAFHEAMKDHQHTEELRLGYVTFTRPRSLLLGSGHWWGPSQKKKRGPSDFLRALHDHCAAGYGEIEAWADEPGDDEENPALREPDTEQAWPLPLDPEALARRRAAAETVLAHLAARNPADPAVPAASGDPDWPAPPEEPPYDEPPYEDEPPYEDEPPYDEEPYDDEPYGPYDGPAPAAPAVPRQATGPAEPVLTPEESRLTASWDRDLDALTRELLLARRTVTDVPLPVTLTATQLLLLAEDPDGLAQELARPMPRPPQRSARRGTRFHAWVESRYEELALPLLEPDELPGGDAEIADEEDLEALKEAFERTEYARRTPYRVEAPVQLTLAGRIVRGRIDAVYRTGEGRAATYEIVDWKTGREHTADPLQLAVYRLAWAEQQGVPLDSVTAAFLYVRTGEVVRPADLPDRTALERLLGGDPGRTPGTAGPAPDVTQRPPRV from the coding sequence ATGCCCGCCCATCTCACCGATCCCGAGCAGCTCAAGGAGCTCCTCGGCATCCCCTTCACCCCGGAGCAGACGGCCTGCATCACCGCGCCGCCCGCCCCGCAGGTGATCGTGGCCGGAGCCGGGTCGGGCAAGACCACCGTGATGGCGGCCCGCGTGGTCTGGCTGGTCGGCACCGGGCAGGTCGCCCCCGAGCAGGTCCTCGGCCTGACCTTCACCAACAAGGCGGCGGGCGAGCTGGCCGAACGCGTCCGCAAGGCCCTCGTCAAGGCGGGCGTCACCGACCCCGACGCCCTCCCGCCGCCCGGCCGGCCCTCGGCGGCAGCGCCCTCCGCCGACCCCTCCTGGTGGGACCCGGACAACCCCCCGGGCGAGCCGGTGATCTCCACGTACCACTCCTTCGCCGGCCGCCTCCTCACCGACCACGGCCTGCGCATCGGCCTGGAGCCCGCCTCCCGCCTCCTCGCCGACGCCACCCGCTACCAGCTCGCCGCCCGCGTGCTGCGCGAGGCCCCCGGCCCCTACCCGGCGCTCACCCGCTCCTTCGCCGACCTCGTCAGCGATCTGCTCGCCCTCGACTCCGAACTCTCCGAGCACCTCGTGGAACCCGGCCGGCTGCGCACCTGGGACACGGAACTGCTGGCCGCCCTCGACGGCGCGAAACTCAGCAACGCCGAGCTGCGCAAGGTCCCCGAGACCGCCGCCGCCCGCCGCGAACTCACCGACCTGGTCCAGCGCTACCGGGCCGCCAAACGCGAACGGGACCTGCTCGACTTCGGCGACCAGATCGCCCTGTCCGCCCGCCTCGCCGGCCTGCCCGAGGTGGGCCGGCTGCTGCGCGAGGAGTTCCGGGTGGTCCTCCTGGACGAGTACCAGGACACCTCCGTCGCCCAACGCGTGCTGCTCGCGGGCCTGTTCGGCGGCGGCACCGGCCACCCGGTGACCGCCGTCGGCGACCCCTGCCAGGCCATCTACGGCTGGCGCGGCGCCTCCGTCGCCAACCTGGACGACTTCCCGGAACACTTCCGCCACGCCGACGGCCGCCCCGCCACCCGCCAGGCGCTCAGCGAGAACCGGCGCAGCGGCGGCCGCCTCCTCGACCTCGCCAACGGCCTCGCCGCCCCGCTGCGCGCGATGCACGCGGGCGTCGAAGCCCTCCGCCCCGCCCCCGGCGCCGAGCTCGACGGCCGGGTCCGCTGCGCCCTGCTGCCCACCCACGCCGAGGAGCTGGACTGGCTCGGCGACTCCATCGCCCACCTGGTGCGCACCGGCACCGCCCCCGGCGAGATCGCCGTGCTGTGCCGCACGGCGGGCGACTTCGGCGCGATCCAGGCCGCGCTCGTCGCCCGGGACGTCCCCGTCGAGGTGGTCGGCCTGTCCGGGCTGCTGCACCTGCCCGAGGTCGCCGACCTGGTCGCCGTCTGCGAGGTCCTCCAGGACCCCGGGGCCAACGCCGCCCTGGTGCGGCTGCTCACCGGGCCCCGCTGGCGCATCGGCCCCCGCGACCTCGCCCTGCTCGGCCGCAGCGCCCGCCTGCTGGTCGCCCACGCCCGCGCCGACGACGCCGACGACCCGGACCGCCGGCTGGCCGCCGCGGTGGAGGGCACCGACCCGGCCGAGGTGATATCGCTCGCCGACGCCCTGGACACCTTCCTGGACGCCTCCGGCGAGGACGACGACGGGCTGCCGTTCTCCCCGGACGCCCGGGTGCGCTTCGCCCGCCTCGCCGCCGAACTGCGCGAGCTGCGCCGCGCGTTGTCCGACCCGCTGATGGACGTGCTGCACCGCGTCCTCGCCGTCACCGGTCTGGAGGTGGAGCTGTCGGCCTCCCCGCACGCGCTGGCCGCCCGCCGCCGCGAGACCCTCGCCAACTTCCTCGACGTGGCCGCCTCCTTCTCCACGGGTGACGGCGAGGCCACCCTGCTCGCCTTCCTCGGCTTCCTGCGCACCGCCGCCCAGTACGAGAAGGGCCTCGACAACGCCCTGCCCGGCGGCGAGAACACCGTCAAGGTGCTCACCGCGCACAAGTCCAAGGGCCTGGAGTGGGACGTCGTGGCCGTGCCCGGCCTCGTCACCGGCACCTTCCCCAGCGCCCAGGGCCGCGACAAGTGGACCGCCCAGGCCAAGGTGCTGCCGCACGCGCTGCGCGGGGACGCCGACACCCTGCCCGACGTCGACGGCTGGGACGCGCGCGGCATGAAGGCCTTCCACGAGGCCATGAAGGACCACCAGCACACCGAGGAACTCCGCCTCGGCTACGTCACCTTCACCCGCCCCCGTTCCCTCCTGCTCGGCTCCGGCCACTGGTGGGGGCCCAGCCAGAAGAAGAAACGCGGCCCCTCCGACTTCCTCCGGGCGCTGCACGACCACTGCGCCGCCGGGTACGGCGAGATCGAGGCCTGGGCGGACGAACCCGGCGACGACGAGGAGAACCCGGCCCTGCGGGAGCCCGACACCGAGCAGGCCTGGCCGCTGCCCCTGGACCCGGAGGCCCTCGCCCGCCGCCGCGCGGCCGCCGAGACCGTCCTCGCCCACCTGGCGGCCCGGAACCCGGCCGACCCCGCCGTTCCCGCCGCCTCCGGCGACCCGGACTGGCCCGCACCGCCGGAGGAACCGCCGTACGACGAGCCGCCCTACGAGGACGAACCGCCCTACGAGGACGAGCCGCCGTACGACGAGGAGCCGTACGACGACGAGCCGTACGGCCCGTACGACGGCCCGGCCCCCGCCGCGCCCGCCGTCCCCCGCCAGGCGACCGGCCCCGCCGAACCGGTGCTCACCCCCGAGGAGAGCCGTCTGACCGCCTCCTGGGACCGCGATCTGGACGCGCTCACCCGGGAGCTGCTGCTGGCCCGCCGCACCGTCACCGACGTCCCCCTGCCCGTGACGCTCACCGCGACCCAGCTGCTGCTCCTGGCCGAGGACCCGGACGGGCTCGCGCAGGAGCTCGCCCGCCCCATGCCGCGCCCCCCGCAGCGGTCCGCACGCCGCGGCACCCGGTTCCACGCCTGGGTGGAGTCCCGCTACGAGGAGCTGGCGCTGCCCCTGCTGGAGCCCGACGAGCTGCCCGGCGGCGACGCGGAGATCGCCGACGAGGAGGACCTGGAGGCGCTGAAGGAGGCCTTCGAGCGCACCGAGTACGCCCGGCGCACGCCGTACCGCGTCGAGGCCCCGGTCCAGCTCACCCTCGCCGGGCGGATCGTGCGCGGCCGGATAGACGCCGTCTACCGCACGGGCGAGGGCAGGGCGGCGACGTACGAGATCGTGGACTGGAAGACCGGCCGCGAGCACACCGCCGATCCGCTCCAGCTCGCCGTCTACCGGCTGGCCTGGGCCGAGCAGCAGGGCGTCCCGCTCGACTCGGTCACCGCCGCGTTCCTGTACGTGCGCACCGGCGAGGTCGTCCGCCCCGCGGACCTGCCGGACCGGACCGCGCTGGAGCGGCTGCTCGGCGGCGACCCCGGCCGGACGCCCGGCACCGCGGGGCCGGCGCCGGACGTGACACAGCGCCCACCGCGAGTGTGA
- a CDS encoding dipeptidase produces the protein MSQTPDSAVRTYIEQHRAAFLDDLAAWLRIPSVSAQPDHAPDVRRSADWLAAKLRETGFPTVEVWPTEGAPAVFAEWPCDDPGAPTVLVYGHHDVQPAAREDGWDSDPFEPVVRGNRLYARGAADDKGQVFFHTLGVRAHLAATGRTAPAVGLKLLIEGEEESGSPHFRALVEERAQRLTADAVIVSDTGMWAEDTPTVCTGMRGLAECEIRLHGPDQDIHSGSFGGAVPNPATAVARLVAALHDERGRVAVPGFYDGVVELTERERELFAELPFDEERWLRTAKSRATHGEAGLTTLERIWARPTAEVNGIGGGYQGPGSKTIIPSSAMVKLSFRLVAGQDPDHVEKAVRAWAAEQVPAGIRAEIDFGSATRPCLTPLDHPALRSVARAMGRAFEGPVRFTREGGSGPAADLQEVLGSPVLFLGISVPSDGWHAPNEKVELDLLLKGVETSAYLWADLAENWRPSA, from the coding sequence ATGAGCCAGACCCCGGACAGCGCCGTCCGCACGTACATCGAGCAGCACCGCGCCGCCTTCCTCGACGACCTCGCCGCATGGCTGCGCATCCCCTCCGTGTCGGCCCAGCCCGACCACGCGCCCGACGTGCGGCGCAGCGCGGACTGGCTCGCCGCCAAGCTGAGGGAGACCGGCTTCCCGACCGTCGAGGTGTGGCCCACCGAGGGCGCCCCGGCCGTCTTCGCCGAGTGGCCCTGCGACGACCCCGGGGCGCCCACCGTGCTGGTCTACGGCCACCACGACGTGCAGCCCGCCGCCCGCGAGGACGGCTGGGACAGCGATCCCTTCGAGCCGGTCGTGCGCGGCAACCGGCTCTACGCCCGCGGCGCCGCCGACGACAAGGGCCAGGTGTTCTTCCACACCCTCGGTGTGCGCGCCCACCTCGCCGCGACCGGCCGTACCGCCCCCGCGGTCGGTCTGAAGCTGCTGATCGAGGGCGAGGAGGAGTCCGGCTCCCCGCATTTCCGGGCCCTGGTGGAGGAGCGCGCGCAGCGCCTCACGGCCGACGCCGTGATCGTCTCCGACACCGGCATGTGGGCCGAGGACACCCCGACGGTGTGCACCGGCATGCGCGGCCTGGCCGAGTGCGAGATCCGCCTCCACGGCCCCGACCAGGACATCCACTCCGGCTCCTTCGGCGGCGCCGTGCCCAACCCGGCCACCGCCGTCGCCCGCCTGGTCGCCGCCCTGCACGACGAGCGGGGACGGGTGGCCGTGCCCGGCTTCTACGACGGCGTCGTGGAGCTGACCGAGCGCGAGCGCGAACTCTTCGCCGAGCTGCCCTTCGACGAGGAGCGCTGGCTGCGCACCGCCAAGTCCCGCGCCACCCACGGCGAGGCCGGGCTCACCACCCTGGAGCGCATCTGGGCCCGCCCGACCGCCGAGGTCAACGGGATCGGCGGCGGCTACCAGGGCCCCGGCAGCAAGACCATCATCCCGTCCTCGGCCATGGTCAAGCTGTCGTTCCGGCTGGTCGCCGGGCAGGACCCGGACCACGTCGAGAAGGCGGTCCGCGCCTGGGCCGCCGAGCAGGTGCCCGCCGGGATCCGCGCCGAGATCGACTTCGGCTCGGCCACCCGCCCCTGTCTGACCCCGCTCGACCACCCGGCGCTGCGCTCGGTGGCCCGGGCGATGGGCCGCGCCTTCGAGGGCCCGGTCCGCTTCACCCGCGAGGGCGGCTCCGGCCCCGCCGCCGACCTCCAGGAAGTCCTCGGCAGCCCCGTGCTCTTCCTGGGCATCTCCGTTCCCTCCGACGGCTGGCACGCGCCCAACGAGAAGGTCGAGCTGGACCTCCTCCTCAAGGGCGTCGAGACCAGCGCCTACCTGTGGGCCGACCTGGCCGAGAACTGGCGGCCCTCAGCCTGA
- the nudC gene encoding NAD(+) diphosphatase — MTTWTDDTADRPISLTAPCGIDRAAHHRLDEAWLAAAWSHPTTRCFVVSGGQVLIDETPDGRTELVMTPSFEAPLTEAHRYFLGIDEDGVAYFALQKDALPGRIDQSARPAGLREAGLLLSARDTALMVHAVGLENWQRTHRFCSRCGERTVIAAAGHIRRCQACGAEHYPRTDPAVIMAVTDAEDRILLGRQVHWPEGRFSTLAGFVEPGESIEQAVRREVAEEVGVTIGGVEYVASQPWPFPSSLMLGFMARATTTEIQVDGDEISEARWFSRQELHEAFESGEVLPPYGISIAARLIEMWYGKPLPTRAAF; from the coding sequence GTGACCACCTGGACCGACGACACAGCCGATCGACCCATCTCGCTGACCGCCCCCTGCGGCATCGACCGCGCCGCCCACCACCGGCTGGACGAGGCCTGGCTCGCGGCGGCGTGGAGCCACCCGACGACCCGCTGTTTCGTGGTCTCCGGCGGCCAGGTCCTCATCGACGAGACGCCCGACGGCCGGACCGAACTCGTCATGACGCCCTCCTTCGAGGCGCCGCTCACCGAGGCGCACCGCTACTTCCTCGGCATCGACGAGGACGGCGTGGCCTACTTCGCGCTCCAGAAGGACGCGCTGCCCGGCCGCATCGACCAGTCCGCGCGCCCGGCGGGCCTGCGCGAGGCCGGTCTGCTGCTGTCGGCGCGCGACACCGCGCTCATGGTGCACGCGGTCGGCCTGGAGAACTGGCAGCGCACCCACCGCTTCTGCTCCCGCTGCGGCGAGCGCACGGTCATCGCCGCCGCCGGTCACATCCGCCGCTGCCAGGCCTGCGGCGCGGAGCACTACCCGCGCACCGACCCGGCGGTGATCATGGCGGTCACCGACGCGGAGGACCGCATCCTGCTCGGCCGCCAGGTGCACTGGCCCGAGGGCCGCTTCTCCACGCTGGCCGGCTTCGTGGAGCCCGGCGAGTCCATCGAGCAGGCGGTGCGCCGCGAGGTCGCCGAGGAGGTCGGCGTCACCATCGGCGGCGTCGAGTACGTGGCGAGCCAGCCCTGGCCCTTCCCGTCCAGCCTGATGCTCGGCTTCATGGCCCGCGCCACCACCACCGAGATCCAGGTCGACGGCGACGAGATCTCCGAGGCCCGCTGGTTCTCCCGCCAGGAACTGCACGAGGCCTTCGAGTCCGGCGAGGTGCTGCCGCCCTACGGCATCTCCATCGCGGCCCGCCTGATCGAGATGTGGTACGGCAAGCCCCTGCCCACCCGCGCCGCCTTCTGA
- a CDS encoding mycoredoxin, which translates to MQGTVTMYSTTWCGYCRRLKSQMDREGIAYTEINIEQDPESAAFVEKANGGNQTVPTVLFADGTTMTNPSLAQVKQKLAA; encoded by the coding sequence ATGCAGGGCACTGTGACGATGTACAGCACGACTTGGTGCGGCTACTGCCGTCGGCTGAAGAGCCAGATGGACCGGGAGGGCATCGCCTACACCGAGATCAACATCGAGCAGGACCCCGAGTCCGCGGCGTTCGTGGAGAAGGCGAACGGCGGCAACCAGACGGTTCCGACCGTGCTCTTCGCGGACGGCACCACCATGACGAACCCGTCGCTGGCCCAGGTCAAGCAGAAGCTCGCCGCGTAA